From a region of the Thermodesulfobacteriota bacterium genome:
- the dctP gene encoding TRAP transporter substrate-binding protein DctP yields the protein MRKGRTLLGIVAAATALCLAAGPALAQEKKQREKFGADTRHEKVKNLKVETSKDKIRWKMVMPWTKGLLFYDMCQHFADTVRLASGGRLEIKLFSAGELVGAMESFDAVSKGSAEVLHDWPGYWKGKNEAFVAYSSVPFGLDAEGYNIWLYERGGLEMMQELYGKFNMYALPGGNGGQEMGLFSNKRATKMADFKGMRVRTPGWYMDIMNRLGASVTPLPGGEIYLALERGVIDAAEFSSPAINYPMGFDEITKYVIQPGVHQPSVQCALAFNMDAWKKLPEDLKWIVDTAAKELQLWSTAWQENLNIEAVRLFKQRVEFVKMDPETINEFAKVSYEYLEELKGKFPDVKKALDSQDQFKADFADWREERSGVAPWPYEQFVKGKHLQ from the coding sequence ATGCGAAAGGGAAGAACGCTTCTCGGTATCGTGGCTGCGGCAACCGCTCTGTGCCTGGCGGCGGGCCCGGCCCTGGCCCAGGAGAAGAAACAGCGGGAGAAGTTCGGGGCCGACACTCGTCACGAGAAGGTGAAGAACCTCAAGGTCGAGACGAGCAAGGACAAGATTCGCTGGAAGATGGTCATGCCCTGGACGAAGGGCCTGCTCTTCTACGACATGTGCCAGCACTTCGCCGACACCGTGCGGCTCGCCTCGGGGGGCCGGCTGGAGATCAAGCTCTTCAGCGCCGGCGAGCTCGTGGGCGCCATGGAGAGCTTCGACGCGGTGAGCAAGGGCTCCGCCGAGGTGCTCCACGACTGGCCCGGGTACTGGAAGGGGAAGAACGAGGCCTTCGTGGCCTACTCCTCGGTGCCCTTCGGGCTCGACGCCGAAGGCTACAACATCTGGCTCTACGAGAGGGGCGGGCTCGAGATGATGCAGGAGCTCTACGGCAAGTTCAACATGTACGCCCTTCCCGGAGGCAACGGCGGCCAGGAGATGGGCCTCTTCTCGAACAAGAGAGCCACCAAGATGGCCGACTTCAAGGGCATGCGGGTACGCACCCCCGGCTGGTACATGGACATCATGAACCGCCTGGGCGCGAGCGTGACGCCCCTGCCCGGCGGCGAGATCTATCTGGCCCTGGAGCGCGGGGTGATCGACGCGGCCGAGTTCAGCTCCCCGGCCATCAACTACCCCATGGGCTTCGACGAGATCACCAAGTACGTCATCCAGCCCGGCGTGCACCAGCCCTCTGTGCAGTGCGCCCTGGCCTTCAACATGGACGCCTGGAAGAAGCTTCCCGAAGACCTCAAGTGGATCGTCGACACCGCCGCGAAGGAGCTCCAGCTCTGGTCCACCGCGTGGCAGGAGAACCTCAACATCGAGGCGGTGCGGCTGTTCAAGCAGCGTGTCGAGTTCGTGAAGATGGATCCCGAAACGATCAATGAGTTCGCCAAGGTCTCGTACGAATACCTTGAAGAGCTCAAGGGGAAGTTTCCCGACGTAAAGAAGGCCCTCGACTCGCAGGACCAGTTCAAGGCCGACTTCGCCGACTGGCGCGAGGAGCGCAGCGGCGTGGCGCCCTGGCCCTACGAGCAGTTCGTGAAGGGAAAGCACCTGCAGTAG